Proteins encoded by one window of Cheilinus undulatus linkage group 13, ASM1832078v1, whole genome shotgun sequence:
- the LOC121520445 gene encoding neurturin codes for MKLWKGATFAFVLCGAALSILLVRNMATLGQFKPRKNSPYTSSSSSRQSSSSESTSESSSSSSAESETEMSQQMGGLHRRARSTEEMNSLLSEFSKMFQSFTEGELQHVVGTLLDRKRRKSLRLGDSFARRTKRARRPKPCSIRELEVTVSELGLGYDSDETVLLRYCSGKCVAHRQNYDITMEHMVRIGFRKKGRKDRVSSGPCCRPTAFEKDFSFLDNKSRYHTIQNISAKHCGCV; via the exons ATGAAGTTATGGAAAGGTGCTACTTTTGCCTTCGTGCTCTGTGGTGCAGCCCTGTCCATCCTCCTCGTTAGAAATATGGCCACTCTTGGACAGTTCAAACCTAGAAAAAATTCTCCGTACacatcttcatcctcatcaAGACAGTCTTCATCATCAGAGTCAACGTCTGaatcctcatcatcatcttctgCAGAATCGGAAACAGAGATGTCCCAACAGATGGGTGGTCTTCATCGGAGAGCACGCTCAACAGAAGAGATGAACTCTCTCCTCTCAGAGT TTTCCAAGATGTTTCAGAGCTTTACAGAGGGTGAGCTTCAGCATGTGGTCGGGACCTTGCttgacagaaaaagaagaaagagccTACGCTTGGGTGACAGCTTTGCCCGAAGGACTAAAAGAGCCCGCAGGCCTAAGCCTTGCTCCATAAGGGAGCTGGAAGTGACTGTGAGTGAACTGGGTCTCGGCTATGACAGTGACGAGACGGTGCTACTGCGCTACTGCAGCGGCAAATGTGTGGCACACCGGCAGAACTATGACATCACCATGGAGCATATGGTTAGGATAGGATTCAGGAAGAAGGGCCGCAAAGACAGGGTCAGCAGTGGGCCCTGCTGCAGGCCAACCGCTTTTGAAAAGGACTTTTCCTTCCTGGACAACAAGAGTCGCTATCATACAATACAGAATATTTCAGCCAAGCACTGTGGGTGTGTATGA